A stretch of Arachis hypogaea cultivar Tifrunner chromosome 15, arahy.Tifrunner.gnm2.J5K5, whole genome shotgun sequence DNA encodes these proteins:
- the LOC112748178 gene encoding probable ribose-5-phosphate isomerase 2, giving the protein MKEEILKMDKEELGVTSYIKVWNSRTRFFFETGKRETKACVRHTFTCIPFLCFPPHIHIHSFSPKPNSMAIPCPHFIASEKAAMEAGLLLPSSSLSQLILTQDDLKKIAAYKAVEYVESGMVLGLGTGSTAKHAVDRIGKLLRQGKLKDIVGIPTSKKTHEQALSLGIPLSDLDSHPVVDLAIDGADEVDPYLNLVKGRGGSLLREKMVEGACKKFVVIVDESKLVNYIGGSGLAMPVEVIQFCWKFTASRLQNLFQEFGCVAKLRTLGEKAEPYVTDNGNYIIDLYFKQSIGDLKAASDSILQIAGVVEHGMFIDMATTVIVAGKLIEEEKVADEH; this is encoded by the exons ATGAaagaagagattttgaaaatggATAAAGAAGAATTGGGGGTAACATCATATATAAAGGTGTGGAACTCTCGCACGCGCTTTTTCTTTGAAACCGGTAAACGTGAGACAAAAGCTTGCGTAAGACACACTTTCACTTGCATCCCCTTCCTCTGTTTTCCCCCACAcattcacattcattcatttTCCCCCAAACCCAATTCAATGGCAATCCCCTGCCCCCATTTCATTGCCTCCGAGAAAGCAGCCATGGAAGCTGGCCTTCTTctcccctcttcctctctctcccagCTCATTCTCACCCAAGACGATTTGAAGAAAATCGCCGCCTACAAAGCCGTCGAGTACGTCGAATCCGGTATGGTTCTCGGCCTCGGAACCGGCTCCACTGCCAAACACGCCGTCGACCGAATCGGCAAGCTTCTCCGTCAGGGCAAGCTCAAGGACATCGTCGGAATCCCCACTTCCAAGAAGACGCACGAGCAAGCCCTCTCTCTCGGGATCCCCTTATCGGATCTGGACTCTCACCCCGTCGTTGATCTCGCCATTGACGGTGCCGACGAGGTTGATCCTTACCTTAACCTCGTCAAGGGCCGCGGTGGCTCCCTCTTGAGGGAGAAGATGGTTGAAGGTGCTTGCAAGAAGTTCGTTGTAATCGTCGATGAGTCCAAGCTCGTTAACTATATTGGTGGTAGCGGTTTGGCTATGCCCGTTGAAGTTATTCAATTTTGTTGGAAGTTCACTGCTTCCAGGCTTCAGAATCTCTTTCAGGAATTTGGTTGCGTTGCAAAGCTCAGAACTTTGGGCGAAAAGGCTGAGCCTTATGTCACTGATAATGGCAACTATATCATTGATTTGTATTTCAAGCAGAGTATTGGGGATTTGAAGGCTGCCAGCGATTCCATTCTGCAAATCGCCGGTGTTGTGGAGCATGGAATGTTCATTGACATGGCTACCACTGTTATTGTTGCAG GGAAGCTTATAGAAGAAGAGAAGGTTGCAGATGAACACTGA
- the LOC140179073 gene encoding tubby-like F-box protein 3 produces MASRGPRRMNCIMDSLPASAIEPGGVAPTQTEFSLSNADMFPTFPFFRSRSNRVDNSLSGPLADQKDQGAQVARAAAVLLVASTENGPAGPEHDKIKVGKDLFTMGYRYPISAFQAFAICLSSFDTKIACE; encoded by the exons ATGGCAAGCAGGGGGCCTAGGAGAATGAACTGCATCATGGATTCCCTTCCTGCTTCTGCAATTGAACCGGGAGGGGTGGCCCCTACACAGACCGAGTTTTCCCTCAGCAATGCAGATATGTTCCCCACATTCCCTTTTTTTCGATCGAGGTCAAATCGTGTTGACAACTCTCTTTCTGGACCCCTGGCTGATCAAAAGGATCAAGGCGCCCAGGTGGCACGAGCAGCTGCAGTGTTG CTGGTGGCTTCCACAGAAAATGGACCTGCTGGACCAGAACATGATAAGATCAAAGTTGGGAAGGATCTGTTTACAATGGGTTATCGATATCCTATCTCAGCATTTCAGGCATTTGCAATCTGCCTCAGCAGCTTTGATACCAAGATTGCATGTGAATGA